One stretch of Legionella birminghamensis DNA includes these proteins:
- a CDS encoding class I SAM-dependent methyltransferase, which yields MTDRNHFDSNSEQYREYRPQYPDSLYTFLLEKTPQHNTVWDCATGNGQAALPWINRFKHIIATDISQSQLDQAFQSAAIEYRCCPAENSGIDAHSVDLITVAQALHWFNFDLFYEEVRRVAKPSAIFAAWCYSLGQINCNLDIIIKNLYENILGERYWAWQRKFIDEHYASIPFPFKKIETPLFFIEKEFDLAGFKGYLNTWSAVKEYQLKNKTNPVELISDELTLAWGAPDQIRLMQWPVSLLAGHVE from the coding sequence ATGACTGACCGAAACCATTTTGATTCGAATTCAGAGCAATACCGAGAATACCGGCCCCAGTATCCGGATAGTTTGTATACTTTTTTATTAGAGAAAACCCCGCAGCATAATACGGTATGGGATTGCGCAACGGGAAATGGGCAAGCGGCTTTACCATGGATTAATCGTTTCAAACACATCATTGCAACTGATATCAGCCAATCTCAACTAGATCAGGCTTTTCAAAGTGCTGCAATAGAGTATCGCTGCTGCCCTGCGGAAAATAGTGGTATAGATGCTCATAGTGTTGATTTAATCACGGTTGCCCAGGCGCTTCACTGGTTTAATTTTGATTTATTTTATGAAGAAGTCAGGAGGGTAGCCAAACCCTCTGCAATATTCGCAGCCTGGTGCTATTCCCTGGGGCAAATAAACTGCAATCTGGATATTATTATCAAAAATCTTTATGAAAACATTTTAGGTGAACGGTATTGGGCATGGCAAAGAAAATTCATTGATGAACATTATGCTAGCATTCCGTTTCCCTTTAAAAAAATAGAAACCCCTTTATTTTTCATTGAAAAAGAATTCGATCTTGCGGGGTTTAAAGGCTATTTGAATACCTGGTCTGCCGTGAAAGAATATCAGCTGAAAAATAAAACCAACCCCGTCGAATTAATTTCTGATGAATTAACACTGGCATGGGGGGCGCCTGATCAAATCCGCCTGATGCAATGGCCGGTTAGTTTATTAGCAGGCCATGTAGAATAA
- a CDS encoding zinc-binding alcohol dehydrogenase family protein: MKAIGYKQAGTADVLEDIDLPLPVMLAHDLLVEVQAIAVNPIDCKQRLNIQPETGSYKVLGWDAVGIVKDIGKDVSLFKKGDMVWYAGDLTRPGSNAEFHLVDERIAALKPQSLSNAEAAALPLTTLTAWELLFDRLQIDKEDTGILLITGAAGGVGSILVQLARQLTSLRIIGTASRPESERWIKENGADLVISHQNPLHEQLLKSGIEAVDYVISLTHTDQHAVELVKCLKPQGKFALIDNPLSLDIKLFKLKSISIHWEMMYTRSMFKTPDMIKQHEILSQVAQMVDSGKIKTTLNENLGLINAANLQQAHRLIESGKSLGKIVLEGF; encoded by the coding sequence ATGAAAGCGATTGGTTATAAACAGGCTGGCACAGCGGATGTTCTGGAAGACATTGACTTACCCCTACCCGTCATGCTGGCGCATGACCTGCTCGTTGAGGTTCAGGCAATTGCAGTAAATCCTATTGATTGCAAACAGCGTTTAAATATACAGCCAGAAACGGGTTCTTACAAAGTTTTGGGGTGGGATGCTGTAGGTATTGTCAAAGACATCGGTAAGGATGTCAGCTTATTTAAAAAAGGCGATATGGTCTGGTATGCGGGGGATTTAACAAGACCGGGAAGTAACGCCGAGTTTCACCTGGTTGATGAACGGATTGCCGCATTAAAACCACAGAGTTTGAGCAATGCAGAAGCTGCAGCCTTGCCACTTACCACTCTTACGGCCTGGGAATTACTCTTTGATCGCCTGCAGATTGATAAAGAAGATACGGGTATCCTGCTAATCACTGGGGCAGCCGGCGGTGTCGGATCCATTCTAGTGCAATTAGCCAGGCAGTTGACATCCCTAAGGATTATCGGCACAGCATCGCGTCCTGAATCAGAGCGGTGGATTAAAGAAAATGGTGCCGATCTGGTCATATCTCATCAGAACCCCTTACATGAACAGCTTCTAAAATCAGGCATAGAGGCAGTTGATTATGTGATTAGCTTGACACATACCGATCAGCACGCTGTAGAGCTGGTCAAATGCTTGAAGCCCCAGGGAAAATTTGCCCTCATTGACAATCCGCTTTCCCTGGACATTAAACTGTTTAAATTGAAAAGCATATCGATTCACTGGGAGATGATGTATACACGCTCGATGTTCAAAACCCCCGATATGATTAAACAACACGAAATTCTCAGTCAGGTCGCTCAAATGGTTGATTCAGGGAAAATTAAAACAACTTTGAATGAAAACCTTGGATTAATTAATGCGGCAAATCTTCAGCAAGCACATCGGTTAATTGAAAGCGGCAAATCGCTGGGAAAGATTGTCCTCGAAGGATTTTAA
- a CDS encoding protease inhibitor I42 family protein: protein MNKWILLPGLLLFSSCYAAVYDSPEMAMTVDSSQSRFVISLPSNPTTGYSWTLKNYNSNLFKLLSSQFHPLKPKLIGSGGKTVFVFQVLKGVKLPVRSTFEFFYARPWEPENGRTQKVRVNFQKGLNTAAPVIGE, encoded by the coding sequence ATGAATAAATGGATATTGCTTCCTGGACTGTTATTATTCAGTTCTTGTTATGCAGCAGTCTACGATTCGCCAGAAATGGCGATGACGGTGGATAGCTCCCAGTCGCGTTTTGTAATCAGTTTGCCTTCGAACCCCACTACCGGTTATAGCTGGACACTCAAAAATTATAACTCTAACTTATTTAAGTTGCTGTCCAGTCAGTTTCATCCTTTAAAACCAAAATTAATCGGCTCAGGAGGTAAAACAGTATTTGTATTTCAGGTGTTGAAGGGGGTGAAATTACCGGTTAGAAGTACTTTTGAATTCTTTTATGCGCGTCCCTGGGAGCCTGAAAATGGCAGAACCCAGAAGGTGAGAGTTAATTTTCAAAAGGGATTAAATACCGCTGCACCGGTGATTGGAGAGTAG
- a CDS encoding NAD-dependent malic enzyme produces the protein MLDFSVGRDKQTDELFIETSITGKALLTLPQLNKGTAFTQDERREFGLLGKLPHRVETLDEQVKRAYLQYSSYQTRLQQNIYLNNLHDKNQTLFYKLLSRHLGEMLPTIYTPIVGTAVKRFSHEYRQPRGLYIAHSDKNQLDEIFSNRSNPEIDLIVVTDGEGVLGIGDQGIGGMDIPVAKLMVYTLCGGINPSRTLPVFLDVGTNNQELLNDPFYLGCRHPRIPAAEYDQFINAFVKTVHQHFPNAFLHWEDFGRGNARRILERFQDELCTFNDDIQGTGAVTLAALLAACDISGRQLSEHRILVFGAGSAGTGISDQIVDALVEQGLSKEEAYRCFWLIDRQGLLIKDDSELTEAQQPYARSRSEIQSWTLNSLNPSLTETVRHVQPTILIGCSAQPGAFSQDIIEIMSQTCERPIIFPLSNPDEKCEAQPADIMHWSQGRALVATGTSFPAVEYQNKLIEIAQCNNALVFPGIGLGILTVQATRLSKKMIWAAAKTLSEFSPCRKDSFLPLLPSLNDAQFVAKQIAVRVAEAAIEEGLAQINQEENLVKLINDQFWEARYLPFRRKKTTQ, from the coding sequence ATGCTGGATTTTAGCGTTGGCCGTGACAAACAAACCGATGAATTGTTTATTGAAACTTCAATCACCGGCAAAGCCTTACTAACATTGCCTCAACTGAATAAAGGAACTGCCTTTACCCAGGATGAAAGACGTGAATTCGGCTTACTGGGAAAGTTGCCTCATCGTGTTGAAACCCTGGATGAGCAGGTCAAACGTGCTTATCTTCAATACTCAAGTTATCAAACCCGGCTCCAGCAAAATATCTATCTGAACAATCTGCACGACAAAAATCAGACGCTGTTTTATAAATTGCTGAGCAGGCATTTGGGCGAAATGCTGCCTACGATTTACACCCCTATTGTCGGTACTGCAGTCAAGCGTTTCAGCCATGAGTACCGCCAACCCCGAGGCTTGTATATCGCCCACTCCGATAAGAACCAGCTGGATGAGATTTTTAGTAATCGTTCAAACCCTGAAATTGATTTGATTGTAGTCACAGACGGTGAAGGTGTTCTTGGCATTGGCGATCAGGGGATTGGCGGCATGGATATTCCCGTGGCCAAACTGATGGTTTATACGCTCTGCGGAGGGATAAACCCCAGCCGCACCTTGCCTGTATTTCTTGATGTAGGCACCAATAATCAGGAACTTCTGAATGATCCCTTCTATTTAGGTTGCCGCCATCCCAGGATACCTGCCGCGGAATACGATCAGTTTATCAATGCTTTTGTGAAAACCGTTCATCAGCATTTTCCAAATGCTTTCCTGCATTGGGAAGACTTTGGCCGAGGCAATGCCAGAAGGATACTGGAGCGCTTTCAGGATGAACTATGTACATTCAATGATGATATCCAGGGTACGGGTGCGGTAACCCTTGCGGCCTTATTGGCAGCCTGTGATATTAGCGGAAGACAATTATCAGAACATCGAATTCTGGTATTCGGAGCCGGATCTGCTGGAACTGGAATCAGCGATCAAATTGTCGATGCATTAGTCGAGCAAGGCTTAAGTAAGGAAGAAGCGTATCGATGTTTTTGGCTAATCGACAGACAGGGGCTACTAATAAAGGATGATTCTGAACTCACCGAAGCACAACAGCCCTATGCTCGTTCACGAAGCGAAATCCAGTCATGGACCTTGAACAGCTTAAACCCTTCCCTGACTGAAACCGTTCGACATGTCCAACCTACGATACTAATAGGCTGTTCAGCACAACCCGGTGCATTTTCACAGGATATCATTGAAATAATGTCACAGACCTGCGAACGCCCCATTATTTTTCCTTTATCCAATCCCGATGAAAAATGCGAAGCGCAACCAGCCGATATCATGCACTGGAGCCAGGGCCGGGCGTTGGTCGCGACAGGCACCTCCTTTCCCGCAGTGGAATACCAAAATAAATTGATTGAAATTGCCCAATGCAACAATGCACTGGTATTCCCCGGCATTGGTTTGGGAATTTTAACAGTTCAGGCAACGCGTCTTTCCAAAAAAATGATTTGGGCTGCAGCGAAAACACTTAGCGAATTTTCCCCATGCAGAAAAGACAGCTTCCTCCCGCTTCTGCCTTCTTTAAATGATGCCCAATTCGTCGCCAAGCAAATAGCAGTTAGAGTGGCCGAAGCAGCGATTGAAGAGGGACTGGCGCAAATCAATCAGGAGGAAAACCTGGTGAAGCTGATTAACGATCAGTTCTGGGAGGCACGCTACTTGCCTTTTCGCAGAAAGAAGACAACGCAATAA
- the surE gene encoding 5'/3'-nucleotidase SurE, protein MRILVSNDDGVSAPGIRALANEMSTLGEVCVVAPDRNRSGASNSLTLTRPLRIRQMDNGYYSVDGTPTDCVHLALTGFLEPTVDIVLSGINDGANLGDDILYSGTVAAAMEGRYLGLPAIAFSMAGENIQHYDTAATIARQLVVKMHANMLPSQTILNVNIPDLPLNQIKGFEVTRLGTRHCAEPTFSELDPRGRPIYWIGPSGSQADAGPGTDFYAISRQCVSITPLQLDMTHYKVFDQLSTWVDKLNWE, encoded by the coding sequence ATGAGAATATTAGTTAGTAATGATGACGGCGTTTCAGCGCCAGGTATACGGGCTCTTGCAAATGAAATGTCAACGCTTGGTGAAGTCTGCGTGGTTGCTCCTGATCGTAATCGAAGCGGTGCTAGTAATTCATTAACCCTGACCAGGCCTTTGCGTATCAGGCAAATGGATAATGGCTACTATAGCGTCGATGGAACGCCTACTGACTGTGTCCACCTGGCGCTTACCGGTTTTCTTGAGCCGACTGTTGATATTGTCCTTTCTGGAATTAATGATGGCGCCAATCTGGGCGATGATATTCTTTACTCTGGTACAGTTGCGGCGGCAATGGAGGGAAGATATCTCGGTTTGCCAGCCATTGCATTTTCCATGGCTGGTGAAAATATCCAGCATTATGATACGGCAGCTACTATCGCAAGGCAGCTGGTAGTAAAAATGCATGCCAATATGCTGCCTTCGCAAACCATTTTGAACGTGAATATCCCTGATTTACCTTTAAATCAAATCAAGGGATTTGAAGTAACGCGCCTGGGAACGCGCCATTGTGCAGAACCAACGTTTTCAGAGCTTGATCCGCGTGGACGGCCAATTTACTGGATTGGACCATCTGGCTCTCAGGCAGATGCAGGACCTGGAACTGATTTTTATGCAATCAGCCGGCAATGCGTATCCATTACTCCTTTGCAACTGGATATGACGCATTATAAAGTTTTTGATCAGTTATCAACATGGGTGGATAAATTAAATTGGGAATAA
- a CDS encoding YqaA family protein — MKIFTHLYDKMVRWSGHAHAPYYLAGVSFAESSFFPIPPDVMLISMGLANPRRSWQYALITTLFSVLGGVFGYLIGYFFIEAILPWIESSSWSSNFHQIQQWFTLHGILVIFIAGFSPIPYKLFTIAAGAMSMALLPFIFASALGRGLRFFLVSTIMYFFGDKLHNNLRQYVDIIGWSVLVVLILTLLIMKLLS; from the coding sequence ATGAAAATCTTTACTCATCTATATGACAAAATGGTGAGATGGTCAGGACACGCTCATGCGCCTTATTACCTGGCTGGCGTTTCATTTGCTGAATCGTCCTTTTTCCCTATACCGCCTGATGTCATGCTGATTAGCATGGGCCTGGCTAATCCACGGCGCTCATGGCAGTATGCATTGATTACCACGCTTTTTTCAGTGCTAGGCGGTGTTTTTGGTTATTTGATAGGTTATTTTTTTATTGAAGCCATATTGCCCTGGATTGAAAGTTCATCCTGGAGCAGCAATTTCCATCAGATCCAGCAATGGTTTACGCTACATGGCATTCTGGTGATTTTTATAGCTGGTTTTTCACCCATTCCCTACAAATTGTTTACCATTGCCGCTGGCGCGATGAGCATGGCTTTGCTGCCATTTATTTTTGCATCTGCTTTGGGAAGGGGCTTACGTTTTTTCCTGGTTTCTACAATTATGTATTTTTTTGGGGATAAACTTCATAATAATTTGCGTCAATATGTTGATATCATCGGCTGGAGTGTATTAGTCGTGTTGATATTAACTCTCTTGATTATGAAATTGCTGTCATGA
- a CDS encoding peptidoglycan DD-metalloendopeptidase family protein → MPALLLLLLVCLLSGCAVSPRLAPVEDIRSRWNLSHKAAYVVQAGDTLYAIAFRFDKDVRQLAAYNHLRLPYSIRAGQIIRLTPNGQIPRSIRQPLQSAKAAKTTQFIKAKPISAVTSPVSYAGGSWKWPALGRVTAGFNPQQGKKGIDIAGSKGAYVYASGDGVVAYSGNGLSGYGNLIIIKHEGQFLTAYANNLKNKVNEGQKVKAGQIIAEMGVIDRQFWGVHFEIRKSGQPVNPMLYLQKKQ, encoded by the coding sequence ATGCCTGCTTTACTTCTCTTACTATTAGTCTGCTTATTATCGGGTTGCGCGGTAAGTCCTCGATTGGCGCCTGTTGAAGACATTCGCTCGAGATGGAATCTAAGCCATAAGGCCGCCTATGTTGTGCAAGCGGGGGACACTTTATATGCGATTGCATTTCGCTTTGATAAAGATGTTCGCCAACTGGCGGCCTATAACCATTTACGTCTTCCTTATTCGATTCGTGCCGGGCAGATTATACGCTTAACACCTAATGGACAGATCCCCCGATCAATCCGGCAGCCTCTTCAATCCGCGAAAGCGGCAAAAACAACGCAATTTATTAAAGCGAAACCAATTTCTGCCGTAACCTCCCCCGTAAGCTATGCGGGTGGAAGTTGGAAGTGGCCTGCCCTGGGCCGTGTTACTGCTGGCTTTAATCCTCAACAGGGAAAAAAAGGCATAGATATTGCTGGTAGTAAAGGGGCGTATGTTTATGCTTCAGGAGACGGGGTGGTTGCTTATTCCGGGAATGGACTCTCTGGTTATGGTAATTTAATTATCATAAAGCATGAAGGTCAGTTTTTAACTGCTTATGCTAATAATTTGAAAAATAAGGTGAATGAAGGGCAAAAAGTTAAAGCGGGACAGATTATTGCCGAAATGGGAGTTATTGACAGGCAGTTTTGGGGCGTTCATTTTGAAATTAGGAAATCAGGTCAGCCGGTTAATCCGATGCTGTATTTGCAAAAAAAGCAATAG
- the rpoS gene encoding RNA polymerase sigma factor RpoS, translating to MQAEDESIKEPEIAESEWEDPAEEDSLLLEEDGPITAEEVEPDFSDEEVFPSYQRGRQTSKAMDATQLYLSEIGFSPLLSAEEEVHYARLALKGDVAARKKMIESNLRLVVKISRRYLNRGLPLLDLIEEGNLGLMKSVEKFDPDRGFRFSTYATWWIRQTIERAIMNQTRTIRLPIHVVKELNVYLRAARQLTQKLDHEPSAEEIAEMVDKPLEDVEKLLGLNDKVASVDTPIGYDDNKSLLDTIADENSVNPAELLTDENLRTHIESLLDKLTENQQQVIARRFGLRGFEKATLEDVGKEIDLTRERVRQIQVEALKTLRSLLEKVGLTQEDLF from the coding sequence ATGCAAGCCGAAGATGAATCAATTAAAGAACCAGAAATCGCAGAATCTGAATGGGAAGATCCTGCAGAGGAAGATTCATTGCTTTTGGAAGAGGATGGACCAATAACTGCTGAAGAGGTGGAGCCGGATTTTAGTGACGAGGAAGTGTTTCCAAGTTACCAGCGCGGCAGGCAAACATCCAAAGCAATGGATGCCACTCAATTGTATTTAAGCGAGATAGGCTTTTCGCCCTTACTTTCAGCGGAAGAGGAAGTTCATTATGCTCGCTTGGCATTAAAGGGCGACGTTGCTGCACGCAAGAAAATGATCGAATCCAATCTTCGTCTCGTGGTAAAAATTTCGAGACGTTATTTAAACAGAGGTCTGCCTTTACTGGATTTAATTGAAGAGGGGAACCTTGGCTTAATGAAGTCGGTTGAGAAATTTGATCCGGATAGAGGTTTTCGATTTTCGACCTATGCCACCTGGTGGATCAGGCAAACTATTGAGCGGGCTATTATGAATCAAACCCGCACCATTAGACTGCCAATTCATGTCGTTAAAGAATTAAATGTTTATTTACGTGCAGCACGCCAATTGACTCAAAAGCTTGATCATGAACCCTCAGCAGAGGAAATTGCTGAAATGGTAGATAAGCCTTTGGAAGATGTTGAGAAGTTGCTGGGATTAAACGACAAAGTTGCTTCAGTGGATACACCAATCGGCTATGACGACAACAAATCCTTATTGGATACGATAGCCGATGAAAATAGCGTGAATCCAGCTGAATTGCTGACGGACGAAAATTTGCGGACCCATATCGAATCCTTACTGGATAAATTAACAGAAAACCAGCAGCAAGTCATAGCCCGACGATTTGGATTGCGCGGTTTTGAAAAAGCGACGCTTGAAGATGTGGGTAAGGAAATCGACCTGACACGCGAGCGGGTTCGGCAAATCCAGGTTGAAGCATTAAAGACATTAAGAAGTTTATTGGAAAAAGTAGGGTTAACCCAGGAGGATCTTTTTTAA
- a CDS encoding MHYT domain-containing protein codes for MPANTIYGSYDYKLVILSYIIAVLASYVALDFAGRLRVEKNSRDKVYWLLGGAFAMGAGIWSMHFIGMLSFIMPMPMGYDLFWTVSSLLVAIAVSCFALYILRSNNHSFINLAIGGVIIGFGIATMHYMGMEGMRVHVQIHYIFSIFLLSILIAIVASEAALWLALESNRGTSRKQFYTKLLSALIMGVAICGMHYTGMAAAVFTPLAQHVHIETVNQNLLAFFVAGITGLIISLALMVSTYYKQMLKVVQNEREFVNAILNNLDDGIIACDANGKITVYNKALKSYQQVPLGKDLRLSDYLHFTSPNNQVLEDEETPLKRALQGEKIHGLELLLKFNNGEVRNVIVDGQAITGTDNSTMGAVIAIHDVTDLKETEKMKREFVSVVSHELRTPLTSIRGSLGLVLGGAVGTFSEKAQKLLDIANKNCERLLLLINDILDMEKIQAGKMDFKLKQTNLANLIQDAILAIKMYGEKFNVSVRLEKMFPDIIVEVDPDRLMQVMANLLSNAIKFSPTGGEVTVSMKQQGNQVRVIVTDSGSGIPLEFQSRIFQQFSQADSSSTRGKGGTGLGLSISKAIIEKMGGQINFSSQPGVGSQFYFDLNNVSVQKPLPEIPKIGLQNADRFLICEDDPDQAKFLGLLMESAGYAVDIVESVAQAKKCLSTTQYKAILLDLILPDQDGISFIRELRNSEKTRELPVIVLSVIAETGHSMINGDAISVVDWLDKPINFDKLLQSIGKIKTKIKDKIPVVLHIEDDIDMQKVIRTVLDSEVKLTSVSTLKESEELLAKQTFDLIILDLLLPDGSGTQLLPLLAEKHLPVIVYSNTELDEEYSKYVVDALVKSKTTNDDLLSKIKHLFNGQQQEGGHYVQ; via the coding sequence TTGCCTGCAAATACAATATATGGCAGTTATGATTATAAATTAGTAATCCTGTCATATATAATTGCCGTATTGGCCTCCTATGTTGCATTGGATTTCGCAGGTAGATTAAGAGTCGAAAAAAATTCTAGGGATAAAGTATACTGGCTTCTTGGCGGCGCATTCGCAATGGGAGCCGGTATCTGGTCCATGCATTTTATCGGTATGCTTTCTTTTATCATGCCAATGCCAATGGGCTATGACTTGTTCTGGACAGTTTCCTCGCTTCTGGTTGCCATTGCCGTTTCTTGCTTCGCCTTGTATATCCTAAGATCAAATAATCACTCTTTTATAAATCTCGCTATTGGCGGAGTCATCATTGGATTTGGCATTGCAACAATGCACTATATGGGCATGGAAGGGATGCGGGTTCATGTCCAGATTCATTATATATTCTCAATCTTTTTATTATCTATCCTGATTGCCATTGTGGCATCCGAGGCTGCACTTTGGCTTGCGCTTGAGAGTAATAGGGGTACGTCCCGAAAGCAGTTTTATACGAAATTGTTAAGCGCCCTGATTATGGGGGTGGCTATTTGTGGCATGCATTATACGGGTATGGCAGCAGCAGTATTTACCCCGCTGGCTCAACATGTGCATATCGAGACTGTTAATCAAAATCTTCTTGCCTTTTTTGTTGCCGGAATTACCGGATTAATCATCAGCCTGGCGCTAATGGTGTCTACCTATTATAAACAGATGCTTAAGGTAGTCCAAAATGAACGGGAATTCGTTAATGCCATTTTAAATAATCTGGATGATGGAATTATCGCCTGCGACGCGAATGGTAAAATAACGGTATATAACAAAGCCTTGAAAAGTTACCAGCAGGTTCCCTTGGGAAAAGATCTGCGGCTTTCTGATTACCTGCATTTTACCTCCCCGAATAACCAGGTATTAGAGGATGAGGAAACCCCTCTGAAGCGGGCCTTACAAGGTGAAAAAATTCATGGTTTGGAGTTATTGCTGAAATTCAACAATGGTGAAGTACGTAATGTTATCGTAGATGGGCAGGCGATTACAGGGACCGATAACTCAACAATGGGCGCTGTCATTGCCATTCATGACGTTACTGATCTTAAAGAAACAGAAAAAATGAAAAGAGAATTTGTTTCTGTCGTTAGTCATGAATTAAGAACGCCGCTGACTTCTATTCGTGGCTCATTAGGCCTGGTTTTGGGCGGGGCGGTTGGAACTTTTTCTGAAAAAGCGCAAAAACTTCTGGATATTGCCAATAAAAATTGCGAGCGCCTTTTACTATTGATTAATGATATTTTAGATATGGAAAAAATTCAGGCCGGAAAAATGGATTTCAAACTTAAGCAAACCAATTTAGCCAATCTGATACAGGATGCTATCCTTGCCATAAAAATGTACGGTGAAAAATTTAATGTCTCTGTACGCCTGGAAAAGATGTTTCCCGATATTATAGTAGAAGTGGATCCGGACCGTTTGATGCAGGTGATGGCAAATTTATTATCAAATGCGATTAAATTTTCCCCCACAGGCGGTGAAGTGACTGTGTCAATGAAGCAACAGGGTAATCAGGTCAGGGTGATTGTTACGGACTCGGGCTCTGGTATTCCCCTGGAGTTTCAATCACGTATCTTCCAGCAATTTAGTCAGGCCGACTCCTCTTCTACCCGGGGAAAAGGCGGTACAGGGCTTGGTTTGAGTATCAGTAAAGCCATTATTGAGAAAATGGGTGGCCAGATTAATTTTAGCAGTCAGCCAGGAGTAGGCAGTCAATTTTATTTTGATTTAAATAATGTCTCAGTCCAAAAGCCGCTACCAGAAATTCCTAAAATTGGTTTGCAAAATGCCGATAGATTTTTAATTTGTGAGGATGATCCGGATCAGGCCAAATTTCTGGGCTTATTAATGGAAAGTGCCGGTTATGCCGTTGATATTGTGGAGTCGGTTGCACAGGCAAAAAAATGCCTAAGCACAACCCAATACAAAGCCATCTTGCTGGATTTAATTTTACCCGATCAGGATGGCATCAGTTTTATAAGAGAATTAAGAAACTCCGAAAAAACGAGGGAACTCCCTGTCATTGTTCTTTCTGTTATCGCCGAAACCGGGCATTCGATGATTAATGGAGATGCGATTTCTGTAGTTGACTGGTTAGATAAACCCATTAATTTTGATAAATTATTACAGTCCATAGGTAAAATCAAAACAAAAATTAAAGACAAAATACCGGTGGTTTTGCATATTGAGGACGATATTGATATGCAAAAAGTAATTCGAACTGTACTGGATTCGGAAGTTAAATTAACTTCAGTATCTACTTTAAAAGAGTCAGAGGAATTATTGGCTAAACAAACATTCGATTTGATTATTCTTGATTTACTTTTGCCAGATGGAAGCGGGACTCAACTGCTGCCTTTGCTTGCCGAAAAGCATTTGCCGGTGATTGTCTATTCGAACACTGAATTGGATGAGGAGTATTCCAAATATGTCGTTGATGCACTGGTAAAATCTAAAACAACTAACGATGATTTACTCTCTAAAATAAAACACCTGTTTAATGGACAACAACAGGAAGGGGGGCATTATGTCCAGTAA
- a CDS encoding response regulator — protein MSSKELSSILYAEDEADIREIAQVALEDLGNFKVIFCNNGFEVLEAAKGIIPDLILLDVMMPGMDGPSTLMELRKIPKYDNIPAIFMTAKIQTEEVEQYKSMGAVEVIAKPFDPMTLASDIQAIWDQI, from the coding sequence ATGTCCAGTAAGGAATTATCCAGTATTTTATATGCAGAAGATGAGGCAGATATCCGGGAAATCGCACAGGTAGCTCTTGAGGACTTAGGAAACTTTAAAGTTATTTTTTGTAATAATGGCTTTGAAGTGCTTGAGGCAGCCAAGGGAATAATCCCGGATTTGATTTTGTTGGATGTAATGATGCCGGGTATGGATGGTCCTTCCACTCTAATGGAGTTAAGAAAGATCCCTAAATATGACAACATTCCCGCTATATTTATGACCGCTAAAATCCAGACAGAGGAGGTGGAACAATATAAGTCCATGGGGGCTGTCGAAGTGATTGCTAAACCCTTTGATCCAATGACTTTAGCAAGTGATATTCAGGCAATCTGGGATCAAATATGA